From one Neovison vison isolate M4711 chromosome 1, ASM_NN_V1, whole genome shotgun sequence genomic stretch:
- the LOC122912272 gene encoding double homeobox protein 4C-like: MPGSRWRRLLLRPWQKEALQALFQQNRYPGITTRERLARELDIPESRIQVWFQNERTRQLRQSRLASANSQGEGPSCGQEQPPEDRRKRTAISPSQTSLLLQAFEKNPFPSISTREQLARLTGLPECRIQVWFQNRRARHPG, encoded by the exons ATGCCCG GATCCCGATGGAGGCGGCTTCTTTTGAGGCCGTGGCAGAAAGAGGCTCTGCAAGCGTTGTTCCAGCAGAACCGGTACCCTGGCATCACCACCAGAGAACGACTGGCCCGAGAGCTAGACATTCCAGAGTCCAGGATCCAG GTGTGGTTCCAGAACGAGCGCACCAGACAGCTCAGGCAGAGCCGATTGGCGTCTGCAAACTCCCAAGGGGAAGGGCCATCGTGTGGACAGGAACAGCCTCCA gaggacaggagaaaacggacagccatttctccatcccaaaccagtctcctccttcaagcctttgagaagaacccatttcctagcatttctaccagagaacagctggccagactcacaggcctcccggaatgccgcattcag gtctggttccagaacagaaGAGCTCGGCACCCAGGGTAG